ggaactttaaatgcatattactaagtgaaagaagccaatctgaaaaagctacattctgtatgattccaactatatgacattctggaaaagacaaaaccatggagacaataaaaagatcagtggttgacaGCGGTTGttggggatgaggaggaggatgagtaGGTGtagcacagagggtttttagggcaatgaaaatactctgtatgataccgtAGTGATGGACACAcatcattgtacatttgtccaaacccatagaatgtacaacatcaagagtgaactgtaatgtaaacaacggctttgggtgattatgatgtgtcaatgtaggtccatcaattgtaacaaatgtaccactcaggtggaggatgttgataacaGAATCTGTGAATGTGGGCAGATACAGCagatatggaaaatctctgtaacttcccttaattttgctgtgaaccttaaactgctctaaaaaaaagaaaaaataataattaatctaaaaaattcagaaagttaagcacactctgctttggcagcctgggtttagttcccaggtgtagaaccacaccacttctctgtcagtagccacactgtggtggcagctcacatagaagaacttgcaactaaaatatacaactatgtactgagtctttggggagaaaaagaaaagaggaagattggaaacagatgttagctcagtgcaaatctttgccagcaaaagaaaaaaaaaattactttcaaatttcCTAAAGCTTTCAGGCTACCCAAAGGAGATGTGAAGGAGGGTGTTGAGTATGACCTGGCAGTGAAGTTCCTAAGTTGAACTGAGGCACTTCTGCCAACTATTATATTTCTCCCTTCTGGGAATCCTGACTTGCCTCAGAGAGGGGAATATGGCACAGTTACTGATTTGGAAATTTATTACCCAATCTCTGAGATCAAGTCAAAGACTCAGTACATAGTTTGAGACCCTATTCCAAACTCTTGGTGAATAGAGTCAGatgttggaatttttaaaaaataaaaaccctacaGGATTTAACAAATCACATAACCACTTGACATTACATGCTGTCTTTCTAGGATTTTGAACTCCCCTTCATCATTCACATGAGGAAACCAGCAATAAAATCCTTGGAATTACAATGAGACACATCAGAagcatttatgtattttgttgtATTGTTATGTCAGCATGTGGCTGGGCTTCAAAGCtgccagaagaaagagaattgaCAACCAACTGCTCCAATATGTCTCTAAGAAAGGTTCCTGTGGACTTGACGccaaccaccaccaccctggATTTATCCTACAACCTCCTTTCTCAACTCCAGAGTTCAGATTTTCATTCTGTCTCTGAACTGAAAGTTTTGATTCTATGCCATAACAGAATCCAAGAACTGGATATCAAGACCTTTGAATTCAACAAGGAGTTAAGATATTTAGATTTGTCTTACAACAGACTGAAGATTGTAACTTGGTATTCACTGGCAGGTCTCAGACATTTAGATCTTTCTTTCAATGACTTTGACACCATGCCTATCTCTGAGGAGACTGGCAACATGTCACACCTGGAAATCCTAGGTTTGAGTGGggcaaaaattcaaaaatcagATTTCCAGAAAATTGCCCATTTACATCTAAATACTGTCTTCTTAGGATTGAGAACTCTTTCTCATTATGAAGAAGGTAGCTTGCCCATCTTAAACACAACAAAACTTCACATCGTTTTACCAATGAACACAAATTTTTGGGTTCTTTTGCGTGATGGAATCAAGActtcaaaaatattagaaatgacaAATGTAGATGGCAAAAGCCAATTTGCAAGCTATGAAACTCAACAAAATCTTATTTTAGAGAATGCCAAGACATCTATTCTGTTACTTAATAAGGTTGATTTACTCTGGGATGACCTCCTCCTTATCTTCCAATTTGTTTGGCATACATCAGTGGAATACTTCCACATCCAAAATGTGACTTTTGGAGGTAAGGTTTATCTTGACCACAATTCATTTAACTACTCAAATACTGTAATGAGAGCTATAAAATTGGAGCATGTACATTACAGAGTTTTTTACATTCCACAAGAGAGAGTCTACTTGCTTTTTaccaaaatgggtatagaaaacCTGACAATATCAGATGCACAAATGCCACATATGGTGTTCCCGACTTGTCCTTCAAAATTccaatatttaaattttgctaATAATATCTTAACAGATGACCTGTTTAAAAGATCTATCCACTTGCCTCATTTGAAAACTCTCATTTTGAAAGGCAATAAATTGGAGACACTTTCCTTAGTGAGTTGCTTTGCTAACAACACATCCTTGAAGCACTTAGATCTGAGCCAAAATCTGTTACAAcatgaaaatgatgaaaattgCTGGTGGCCAGAAACCTTGATCACTGTGAACCTGTCATCCAATAAATTTGCTGATTCTGTTTTCAGGTGCTTGCCCCAAAGTATTCAAATACTTGACCTGAATAATAACAAAATTCAAACTGTCCCTAAAGAGATGATTCATCTGAAGTCTTTGCGAGAGCTAAATCTTGCATTTAATTTTCTAACTGATCTTCCTGGGTGCAGTCATTTCAGAAGACTCTCAATTCTGAACATTGAAATGAACTTAATTCTCAGCCCATCTCTGGATTTTTTTCAGAGCTGCCAGGAAGTTAAGACTCTAAATGCAGGAAGAAATCCATTTCGGTGTACTTGTGAATTAAGAGATTTCATTCAGCTTGAAAAATATTCAGAGGGCATGATGGTTGGATGGTCAGATTCATACATCTGTGAGTACCCTTTAAGTCTAAAGGGGACTCAGTTAAAGGATGTTCACCTTCCTGAACTATCTTGCAACACAGCTCTATTGATTGTCACCATTGTGGTTGTCATGCTCATTTTGGGGATGGCTGCAACTTTCTGCTGCCTCCACTTTGACCTGCCCTGGTATCTTAGGATGCTACATCaatggacacagacatggcacaggGTTAGGAAGGCAACCCAAGGACAACTCAAGAGAAATGTCCAattccatgtgtttatttcatATAGTGAACGTGATTCCGCCTGGGTGAAGCATGAATTGATCCCCAATCTAGAGAAAGAAGATGGTTCTGTGTTAATTTGCCTTCATGAGGGAAACTTTGACCCTGGCAACAGCATTACTGAAAATATCATAAACCACACTGAGAAAAGCTATAAAATCATCTTAGTTTTGTCTCCAGACTTTGTTCAGAGTGAGTGGTACCGTTATGAACTCGACTTTACCCATCACAGTCTCTGTCATGAAAATTCTAATTACAT
This genomic window from Equus przewalskii isolate Varuska chromosome 3, EquPr2, whole genome shotgun sequence contains:
- the TLR10 gene encoding toll-like receptor 10, with the protein product MRHIRSIYVFCCIVMSACGWASKLPEERELTTNCSNMSLRKVPVDLTPTTTTLDLSYNLLSQLQSSDFHSVSELKVLILCHNRIQELDIKTFEFNKELRYLDLSYNRLKIVTWYSLAGLRHLDLSFNDFDTMPISEETGNMSHLEILGLSGAKIQKSDFQKIAHLHLNTVFLGLRTLSHYEEGSLPILNTTKLHIVLPMNTNFWVLLRDGIKTSKILEMTNVDGKSQFASYETQQNLILENAKTSILLLNKVDLLWDDLLLIFQFVWHTSVEYFHIQNVTFGGKVYLDHNSFNYSNTVMRAIKLEHVHYRVFYIPQERVYLLFTKMGIENLTISDAQMPHMVFPTCPSKFQYLNFANNILTDDLFKRSIHLPHLKTLILKGNKLETLSLVSCFANNTSLKHLDLSQNLLQHENDENCWWPETLITVNLSSNKFADSVFRCLPQSIQILDLNNNKIQTVPKEMIHLKSLRELNLAFNFLTDLPGCSHFRRLSILNIEMNLILSPSLDFFQSCQEVKTLNAGRNPFRCTCELRDFIQLEKYSEGMMVGWSDSYICEYPLSLKGTQLKDVHLPELSCNTALLIVTIVVVMLILGMAATFCCLHFDLPWYLRMLHQWTQTWHRVRKATQGQLKRNVQFHVFISYSERDSAWVKHELIPNLEKEDGSVLICLHEGNFDPGNSITENIINHTEKSYKIILVLSPDFVQSEWYRYELDFTHHSLCHENSNYIILILLEPIPLYCIPTRYPKLKALMEKKAYLEWPKDRRKCRLFWANLRAAIHVNLVETRETSELQTFIELNEESQGSAISLIRTDCL